In Meiothermus ruber DSM 1279, the following proteins share a genomic window:
- a CDS encoding GPP34 family phosphoprotein: protein MQVQAQDLSAPEILVLLEPEVAADEVLKVALKELIARGLLRVDNATPGGESHFVLDLDNQPQNPVLQSLWAHLRSASRQGLEINRVLQHLQREYGLGYGGFKAKTVLPSLVERGLLHKESGKFLGLFPYTNHRLTPDGADLKSRLKQGLLEARRLVPSLADGKAEAVALLGGLGAGLLLLPGIESQLQQLRTLMGGNSSDGYVPIFVVDESDHHDLERAFQQVGVALDAGDGGATAGAVSNPISHYQITLHPGMPLAGGCAPGRGR from the coding sequence GTGCAAGTGCAAGCCCAAGACCTGAGTGCGCCTGAAATTCTGGTGCTGCTCGAGCCCGAGGTAGCAGCCGACGAAGTGCTGAAGGTCGCGCTCAAGGAGCTGATTGCCAGGGGGCTGCTGCGGGTGGACAACGCTACTCCTGGCGGTGAATCGCATTTTGTCCTCGACTTGGACAACCAGCCGCAAAACCCGGTCTTGCAAAGTTTGTGGGCCCATCTTCGCAGCGCCAGCCGGCAAGGGCTCGAGATCAACCGGGTCTTGCAGCACCTGCAAAGAGAGTATGGTCTGGGCTATGGCGGCTTTAAGGCTAAAACCGTCCTACCCAGCCTGGTAGAGCGGGGGCTTCTTCATAAGGAATCTGGCAAATTTCTAGGCCTGTTTCCCTATACCAACCACCGACTCACCCCAGATGGGGCGGACTTGAAGAGCCGCTTGAAGCAAGGCTTGCTTGAAGCCCGCCGGCTGGTTCCGTCGCTCGCCGACGGCAAAGCCGAGGCGGTCGCCTTGCTGGGGGGCCTGGGGGCCGGCCTTTTGCTGCTTCCGGGGATCGAGTCGCAGCTACAGCAGCTCAGAACCCTCATGGGCGGCAACAGCTCGGATGGGTATGTACCCATTTTTGTGGTGGATGAGTCCGATCACCACGACCTCGAGCGCGCCTTTCAGCAGGTCGGTGTGGCCCTCGATGCTGGGGATGGGGGGGCGACGGCGGGGGCGGTGAGTAACCCAATATCCCATTACCAGATTACCCTTCACCCTGGGATGCCTCTTGCGGGCGGGTGCGCTCCAGGTCGAGGTAGGTGA
- a CDS encoding chromosome condensation regulator RCC1: MKKLFLPLAVAGLMLTGCSTQSQSQPNFTLSLNPSSALVSPGDSASSTLTITPQNGFSGTVNLSLQNPPAGITVSPSTIEVSGPNPQDFTITFNTTSSTPTGPSTLALVAAQGSLSKTVSFELTVTSFNIALTRSSTLRAQGQSFSDFSLTLTPEAGFSGSVSLSLQSPLSGISLSPASLSASGPVTLSVDRTVPEGVYNLIVQASSGNLTRTAPLTLRVLRANTLAAGGYFSAAIKPNGQVWSWGDNTYGQLGRATTSPSDSTPTQASLINDAVSISLGEYHAIALTNDGRVVTLGRDDYGQLGDGPGDSSGTHTAPNLRDNILPAGIKAVAVQAGRYHSLALTSEGTVYAWGRNDVGQLGLGTITAPQESPALIPGLSDVIALAAGDDHTLALKADGSVWAWGDNPNGELGTGDITPYSVPTAVSNLPGVKAIAAGGNHSVALLADGTVRTWGYNNHGQLGNGSNTNSNVPVPVTGLTDVVGIAAGYEFTLAVLSNGSVKAWGHDDSFQLGNGATTGDQTTPVDVQGIPTGRSVRGLTAGIFHALALLDDGSMVAWGSNVQGQLGDGTPNSSDTAKPVSITGVQVPPTAAP; this comes from the coding sequence GTGAAGAAGTTATTCTTACCTCTCGCAGTGGCTGGTCTGATGTTGACTGGTTGTAGCACGCAATCGCAGTCTCAGCCCAACTTCACACTATCCCTCAACCCCAGCAGCGCTTTGGTCAGCCCTGGTGATTCGGCCTCGAGTACCCTCACCATCACCCCTCAGAACGGCTTTAGCGGCACTGTGAACCTGAGCCTGCAAAACCCCCCGGCGGGCATCACGGTCTCACCCAGCACCATCGAGGTAAGCGGGCCAAACCCACAGGACTTCACCATCACCTTCAACACCACTTCCAGCACCCCCACCGGCCCCAGCACCCTCGCGCTGGTGGCTGCCCAGGGCAGCCTGAGCAAAACCGTCAGCTTTGAACTAACCGTAACCTCGTTCAACATTGCCCTGACCCGCTCGAGCACCCTGCGGGCCCAGGGTCAGAGCTTCTCAGACTTCAGCCTCACCCTCACCCCCGAGGCCGGGTTTAGCGGTTCGGTGAGCCTGAGCCTGCAATCACCCCTCAGCGGTATCAGCCTCAGCCCGGCCAGCCTGAGCGCCTCCGGGCCAGTAACCCTTTCAGTAGACCGCACGGTTCCAGAAGGTGTTTACAACCTCATCGTACAGGCCAGCAGCGGCAACCTGACCCGCACCGCCCCCCTTACCCTGCGGGTGCTGCGGGCCAACACCCTGGCCGCCGGGGGCTACTTTAGCGCGGCCATCAAACCCAACGGCCAGGTCTGGTCGTGGGGCGACAACACCTACGGGCAGCTAGGCCGGGCAACCACCAGCCCCAGCGATAGCACCCCCACCCAGGCTTCTCTCATCAACGATGCAGTCTCGATTTCCCTGGGCGAGTACCACGCCATTGCCCTCACCAACGATGGCCGGGTGGTTACGCTGGGACGAGACGACTACGGGCAGTTGGGGGATGGGCCGGGGGACTCGAGCGGCACCCACACCGCCCCCAACCTGCGCGACAACATCCTGCCGGCTGGGATCAAGGCTGTGGCTGTTCAGGCAGGCCGCTACCACTCCCTGGCTTTGACCTCCGAAGGCACCGTCTACGCCTGGGGGCGCAACGATGTGGGCCAGCTCGGCCTTGGCACAATCACTGCCCCACAGGAATCGCCCGCGCTTATTCCTGGCTTGAGCGACGTAATTGCCCTGGCCGCCGGCGACGACCACACCCTAGCCCTCAAAGCCGATGGCAGCGTCTGGGCCTGGGGCGACAACCCCAACGGCGAGCTGGGAACCGGAGACATCACGCCCTACAGCGTACCGACCGCTGTATCAAACCTACCAGGTGTAAAGGCCATCGCTGCCGGGGGCAACCACTCGGTCGCGCTGCTGGCTGACGGAACGGTGCGTACCTGGGGCTATAACAACCACGGTCAGCTTGGCAATGGCAGCAACACAAACAGCAACGTACCGGTTCCGGTCACGGGCCTAACGGACGTGGTGGGCATTGCGGCGGGCTACGAGTTCACCCTGGCCGTTCTGAGCAATGGTTCGGTCAAGGCCTGGGGGCACGACGACAGCTTCCAGCTTGGCAACGGTGCCACCACGGGCGACCAGACCACCCCGGTGGATGTTCAGGGCATACCCACAGGTCGAAGCGTGCGGGGCTTAACGGCGGGCATCTTCCACGCCCTGGCCCTGCTGGACGATGGCTCGATGGTGGCCTGGGGCAGCAACGTTCAGGGTCAGCTAGGTGATGGGACTCCTAACTCCTCTGATACCGCCAAGCCGGTGTCCATTACCGGCGTACAGGTGCCCCCCACCGCTGCGCCCTAG
- a CDS encoding proton-conducting transporter membrane subunit, translating into MLTLYLLAGFATVLSLLAFLISREANRIVTVAALLLAGLFSLVGWGQTVEAFGGLYRFDTLARGLTLVAILGGLWALLLGPAKKFEYPLLVLFAVTGMHVMASSPNLVVLVIALEVFSLPLYVLATWQRDEKGFEAGLKYFLLGALGAAIFLYGIALYFGATGSFMVGATGSGPLYVAGLLLIMAAFAFKTAMVPFQWWSPDVYQGSPTVVTLFMATAVKAAAFAAMLRIFTPEGLEAWGVGMAALIALSTLFGNLGALSQTEAKRLFAYSSIANAGYIGLGLFGPTGQATIPFYLLTYGLATGLIFAVLSMLSNQDVPLERLRGLWYRKPLLGGALGLGILSVLGLPPLAGFWAKYLVFQEAARAGFYGLVVLALVTSAIGAYYYLRVFFLIFSQPTPAQEAEDREAEAALAQYGSSEAPGVPVAAAPMGLTQALMAPATRTGLPAAGMLVGAMALLGLLSVLPGLGLRAFSAGLPPAAAAVTITAPADGSTLAVGSYTLQGAGQPGETLELFDNGAALGAVTVGSDGRWSFALPVSALTAGAHTYEARRPGQMTGASVRVTATPPVEPTFIAPVDGATVSATGFTLQGTAQPGQTVEVFEDGASLGRVSADANGLWSLNVPPPSSGTRTYEVRAEGATSGSKIALVVAEAQAGAACNLQFALSNLQAGGTVSRPFRFGGVGSARSYTVLVKRGDRVIGRRDLPLSAACGWSYFSDPGPGQITYEVRPTGAPESEPPLATISLNVQ; encoded by the coding sequence ATGCTGACTTTGTACTTGCTGGCAGGCTTCGCCACCGTGCTGTCGCTGCTGGCCTTCCTCATCTCCCGCGAGGCCAACCGCATCGTGACCGTGGCGGCGCTGCTGTTGGCGGGTTTGTTCTCTCTGGTGGGCTGGGGCCAGACCGTGGAGGCCTTTGGGGGCCTCTACCGCTTCGATACCCTGGCCCGGGGCCTGACCCTGGTAGCCATTCTGGGTGGGTTGTGGGCGCTTTTGCTGGGGCCTGCTAAGAAATTTGAATACCCCTTGCTGGTGCTGTTTGCGGTGACCGGTATGCACGTCATGGCCAGCAGCCCCAACCTGGTGGTGCTGGTGATTGCCTTGGAGGTTTTCTCGCTGCCGCTGTACGTACTGGCCACCTGGCAGCGCGATGAGAAAGGTTTTGAAGCGGGCCTGAAATACTTCCTGCTGGGGGCGCTGGGGGCGGCCATCTTTCTCTATGGCATCGCCCTGTACTTTGGGGCAACCGGCAGCTTTATGGTGGGTGCGACCGGCTCGGGGCCGCTCTACGTGGCTGGGTTGTTGCTGATTATGGCGGCGTTTGCCTTCAAGACCGCCATGGTGCCCTTCCAGTGGTGGTCGCCGGACGTTTACCAGGGGAGCCCTACGGTGGTCACCCTCTTTATGGCCACGGCGGTCAAGGCGGCGGCTTTTGCGGCCATGCTGCGCATCTTTACCCCTGAAGGCCTGGAAGCCTGGGGGGTCGGGATGGCTGCCCTGATTGCCCTCAGCACCCTGTTTGGGAATCTGGGAGCTCTGTCTCAGACTGAAGCCAAGCGGCTTTTTGCTTACTCCTCCATCGCCAATGCGGGCTACATCGGCCTGGGGCTGTTTGGCCCCACCGGGCAGGCCACCATCCCGTTCTATCTGCTGACCTACGGCCTGGCTACGGGCCTGATCTTTGCGGTGCTCTCGATGCTCTCCAACCAGGATGTACCGCTCGAGCGCCTGCGGGGCCTGTGGTACCGCAAGCCCCTGCTGGGCGGGGCCCTGGGGCTGGGCATTCTTTCGGTGCTGGGGCTGCCCCCGCTGGCCGGGTTCTGGGCCAAGTACCTGGTCTTCCAGGAGGCGGCCCGGGCCGGGTTCTACGGACTGGTGGTGCTGGCCCTGGTCACCTCGGCCATTGGCGCTTACTACTACCTCCGGGTCTTCTTCCTGATTTTCAGCCAGCCCACGCCGGCCCAGGAAGCCGAAGACCGCGAGGCCGAGGCGGCCCTGGCCCAGTATGGCAGCTCGGAAGCGCCGGGGGTTCCGGTAGCGGCGGCCCCGATGGGCCTCACCCAGGCCCTGATGGCCCCCGCGACGCGAACGGGCCTGCCTGCGGCGGGGATGCTGGTGGGGGCGATGGCCCTGCTGGGCCTGCTCTCGGTTCTGCCTGGACTGGGCCTGCGGGCCTTCAGCGCGGGCCTGCCCCCGGCGGCAGCGGCTGTAACCATCACCGCACCGGCGGACGGTTCGACCCTGGCAGTGGGCAGCTATACCCTGCAGGGGGCTGGCCAGCCAGGGGAGACCCTCGAGCTCTTCGACAACGGCGCGGCCCTTGGCGCTGTAACGGTAGGCTCCGATGGGCGCTGGAGCTTTGCGCTCCCGGTCTCGGCCCTGACCGCCGGTGCACACACCTACGAGGCCCGCCGCCCCGGGCAGATGACCGGGGCCAGCGTCCGCGTGACCGCCACGCCCCCGGTCGAACCCACCTTTATCGCGCCTGTGGATGGGGCCACGGTTTCGGCCACCGGTTTTACCCTCCAGGGTACGGCCCAGCCGGGCCAGACCGTGGAGGTTTTTGAGGACGGGGCCAGCCTGGGGCGGGTCAGCGCCGATGCCAACGGGTTGTGGAGCTTGAACGTTCCACCGCCCTCGAGCGGCACCCGCACCTATGAGGTGCGCGCCGAAGGCGCAACCTCGGGAAGCAAGATTGCCCTGGTGGTGGCCGAGGCCCAGGCCGGGGCTGCCTGCAACCTGCAGTTTGCCCTCTCGAACCTTCAGGCCGGGGGTACGGTCTCCCGTCCATTCCGCTTCGGTGGGGTGGGCTCGGCCAGAAGCTATACCGTGCTGGTCAAGCGCGGCGACCGCGTGATCGGGCGGCGCGACCTACCCTTGAGCGCCGCCTGCGGCTGGAGCTACTTCTCCGACCCCGGCCCCGGCCAGATCACCTACGAGGTGCGCCCCACCGGGGCGCCCGAGAGCGAGCCGCCCCTCGCCACCATCTCGCTCAATGTCCAGTAG
- a CDS encoding dihydrofolate reductase: MARKIAFVVAMDQNRAIGRAGTLPWHLPDDLKRFRALTLGKTVLMGRKTFESIGRPLPKRRNVVLTRDPAFAAEGVEVVHTLEDALKLDDELMVIGGGEIYTLFLPLVTHLHLTLVETVVPDADAFFPPWNPTGWRETYREHHPADERHPWAFTYLDLERTRPQEASQGEG, translated from the coding sequence ATGGCCCGGAAGATTGCTTTTGTGGTGGCGATGGATCAGAACCGCGCCATTGGCCGGGCTGGGACGCTACCCTGGCACCTGCCCGACGACCTCAAGCGGTTCCGCGCGCTGACCCTGGGCAAGACCGTGCTGATGGGCCGCAAGACTTTTGAGAGCATCGGGCGGCCCCTCCCCAAACGCCGCAACGTGGTGCTCACCCGCGACCCGGCCTTTGCCGCCGAGGGCGTGGAGGTGGTGCACACCCTCGAGGACGCCCTGAAGCTGGACGACGAGCTGATGGTGATTGGGGGGGGTGAGATTTATACCCTGTTCCTGCCCCTGGTCACCCACCTGCACCTGACCCTGGTCGAGACGGTCGTCCCCGATGCCGACGCCTTTTTCCCCCCGTGGAACCCGACCGGGTGGCGCGAGACCTACCGGGAGCACCACCCCGCCGACGAACGCCACCCCTGGGCCTTCACCTACCTCGACCTGGAGCGCACCCGCCCGCAAGAGGCATCCCAGGGTGAAGGGTAA
- a CDS encoding MarR family winged helix-turn-helix transcriptional regulator gives MEAPLEKKLTSALERLAQAQRVLLWQTAEPLGLSPIQALILLHLHLREPSTRRVGVLAQYFDLTPATISDAVSALVTKGLLIRHPGRDRRTHTLELTPAGLEYVDKLKDWDYPIQHALRALQTTQKEALYDLLLALLARLVEDSVITVVRMCLLCRHLHSQSGKYHCTLLQKPLLAPQLRVDCPEFSPGAQPDGRC, from the coding sequence ATGGAAGCACCTCTGGAAAAAAAACTCACCTCGGCCCTCGAACGCCTGGCTCAGGCCCAGCGGGTTTTGCTATGGCAAACAGCGGAGCCCCTGGGCCTCAGTCCTATCCAGGCTCTAATTCTGCTACACCTCCATCTCCGCGAGCCGAGCACGCGCAGGGTGGGGGTGCTGGCGCAGTACTTTGACCTGACCCCTGCTACCATTAGCGATGCGGTCAGCGCTTTGGTGACCAAAGGGTTGCTGATACGCCATCCTGGGCGCGATCGCCGAACCCATACCCTAGAGCTTACCCCCGCTGGTCTCGAGTACGTGGACAAGCTAAAAGACTGGGATTACCCCATACAGCATGCCCTAAGAGCTCTTCAGACCACACAGAAAGAAGCCCTGTACGATCTGCTGCTGGCGCTGCTAGCTCGGCTGGTAGAGGATTCCGTCATCACCGTGGTGCGTATGTGCTTGCTATGCCGGCATTTGCACAGCCAAAGCGGTAAATATCACTGCACCCTATTGCAAAAACCTTTGCTCGCGCCCCAACTGCGGGTGGACTGTCCTGAGTTTAGCCCGGGCGCACAACCCGATGGTCGGTGCTAG
- a CDS encoding ATP-dependent Clp protease ATP-binding subunit, producing MNRYDDRARLVFHYAREEGSRLGHSMIGPEHLLLGLMREGGTAARILMEYGASLEAMRRMVEELVGRGEGSRTGEPPAITPRARRVMELAGAEARNMSSQVIGTEHILLGIIREGDGIAYRIMTHYAKDVDTIRWRVLSQAGEQTKEKAVATPFLDEYGRDLTREAREGKLDPVIGRTEEINRVIQILARRTKNNPVLVGDPGVGKTAIVEGLAQAIVEGRVPPVLRGARIVSVDLAGVVAGTKYRGEFEERLRQIIEELKNAKVVAFIDELHTLIGAGGAEGTLDAANILKPPLSRGEIQVIGATTTGEYHRYIEKDAALERRFQPVIVLEPTPEETLEILKGLRPRYEAHHGVVIPDEILGLSVKIGIRSLPGRNFPDKAIDLIDEAASRVRLNDSLGLPVAVDEDGTPLVAREDIESVVDSWGGIYVDDKDDSKLFGLEEELNKRVIGQKEAVEALAAALRRSRVGLGGRTRVSASFLFVGSSGVGKTHLAKALAEVLFGSERALIRFDMSEFQEPHSISKLIGAPPGYVGYEQGGRLTEAVRRQPFSVVLLDEIEKAHPDIYNTFLQVLDEGRLTDGLGRTVDFRRVILIMTSNTGFNVGPAIGFTNREVDTESPLKAIFTPEFLDRLDEVIRFRNLSEPELVQVAQIMLEDIAKELESREKVVRFDPSLASWLVSQAPKQGSTRILRNLIREKIEDPLSLELLSRPGRTLFVTLKDGAVAIEEEALSLGLA from the coding sequence TTGAACAGGTACGACGATCGCGCCAGGTTGGTTTTTCATTACGCCAGGGAGGAAGGGAGCCGACTGGGCCATAGCATGATCGGGCCCGAGCACCTGCTACTGGGCCTGATGCGCGAGGGGGGTACGGCCGCGCGCATCCTGATGGAGTACGGGGCCAGCTTGGAGGCCATGCGCCGGATGGTCGAGGAGTTGGTCGGGCGGGGCGAGGGCAGCCGCACCGGTGAGCCGCCGGCCATCACCCCGCGCGCCCGTCGGGTAATGGAGCTGGCCGGGGCCGAGGCCCGCAACATGTCCAGCCAGGTGATTGGCACCGAGCACATCCTGCTGGGCATCATCCGGGAGGGCGACGGCATCGCCTACCGCATCATGACCCATTACGCCAAGGATGTGGATACCATCCGCTGGCGGGTGCTCTCGCAGGCTGGTGAGCAGACCAAAGAGAAGGCCGTTGCCACGCCATTCCTGGACGAGTATGGCCGCGACCTGACCCGCGAGGCCCGCGAAGGCAAGCTCGATCCGGTGATTGGCCGCACCGAGGAGATCAACCGGGTCATTCAGATTCTGGCCCGCCGCACCAAGAACAACCCCGTGCTGGTGGGCGACCCCGGTGTGGGCAAGACTGCCATTGTGGAGGGGCTGGCCCAGGCCATCGTGGAAGGCCGGGTGCCGCCGGTGCTGCGCGGGGCCCGCATCGTCTCGGTGGATCTGGCCGGGGTGGTGGCTGGTACCAAGTACCGGGGCGAGTTCGAAGAGCGCCTGCGCCAGATTATCGAGGAGCTCAAGAATGCCAAGGTGGTGGCCTTTATTGATGAGCTGCACACCCTGATTGGGGCGGGCGGGGCCGAGGGCACCCTGGACGCCGCCAACATCCTCAAGCCCCCCCTGAGCCGGGGTGAGATTCAGGTGATCGGGGCCACCACCACCGGCGAGTACCATCGCTATATCGAGAAAGACGCGGCCCTGGAGCGCCGCTTCCAGCCGGTAATCGTGCTGGAGCCCACCCCCGAGGAGACCCTGGAAATCCTCAAAGGGCTGCGCCCCCGCTACGAGGCCCACCACGGGGTGGTCATCCCCGACGAGATTCTGGGCCTCTCGGTCAAGATTGGCATCCGCAGCCTGCCGGGGCGCAACTTCCCCGACAAGGCCATTGACCTGATCGACGAAGCCGCCAGCCGGGTGCGCCTTAACGACTCGCTGGGCCTGCCGGTGGCGGTGGACGAAGACGGCACCCCACTGGTAGCCCGCGAGGACATCGAGAGCGTGGTGGACTCCTGGGGCGGTATCTACGTAGACGACAAGGACGACAGCAAGCTCTTTGGCCTCGAGGAAGAACTCAACAAGCGGGTAATTGGTCAGAAAGAGGCTGTCGAGGCCCTGGCCGCCGCGCTGCGCCGCAGCCGGGTGGGGCTGGGCGGGCGGACGCGGGTCTCGGCCAGCTTCCTGTTTGTGGGTTCCTCGGGTGTGGGCAAGACCCACCTGGCTAAAGCCCTGGCCGAGGTGCTCTTCGGCTCGGAGCGGGCGCTCATCCGCTTCGACATGAGCGAGTTCCAGGAGCCCCACTCCATCTCCAAGCTGATTGGGGCCCCGCCGGGCTACGTGGGCTATGAGCAGGGGGGGCGCCTGACCGAGGCGGTGCGTCGCCAGCCCTTCAGCGTGGTGCTGCTGGACGAGATCGAGAAAGCCCACCCCGACATCTACAACACCTTCTTGCAGGTGCTGGACGAAGGCCGCCTGACCGACGGCCTGGGCCGCACGGTGGACTTCCGCCGGGTGATCCTGATTATGACCTCCAACACCGGCTTCAACGTGGGGCCGGCCATCGGCTTCACCAACCGCGAGGTGGACACCGAGAGCCCCCTCAAGGCCATCTTTACCCCGGAGTTCCTCGACCGCCTGGACGAGGTCATCCGCTTCCGCAACCTGAGCGAGCCCGAGCTGGTGCAGGTCGCGCAGATTATGCTCGAGGACATCGCCAAAGAGCTCGAGTCCCGCGAGAAGGTGGTGCGTTTCGACCCCTCGCTGGCCTCCTGGCTGGTCAGCCAGGCCCCCAAGCAGGGCAGCACCCGCATCCTGCGCAACCTGATCCGGGAGAAGATCGAAGACCCGCTCTCCCTCGAGCTCCTCTCCCGTCCGGGCCGCACCCTCTTTGTGACCCTCAAGGACGGCGCGGTTGCCATCGAAGAAGAGGCGCTGAGCCTGGGCTTGGCTTAG
- a CDS encoding cytochrome P460 family protein, giving the protein MAFPEGYRTWTHVKSMIVEKGHPLFELVGGLHHIYANSKAMQGYQANPRVFPEGAVIVFDLLEPVKAENAVVEGKRKAVIVMEKDTRRFAATGNWGYAVFEGDSRRPVEINANSCYECHRGAANTDFVFSSFRP; this is encoded by the coding sequence GTGGCCTTTCCCGAGGGTTACCGCACCTGGACTCACGTCAAGAGCATGATTGTGGAAAAAGGCCATCCTCTGTTCGAGCTGGTGGGGGGCCTGCACCACATCTATGCCAATAGCAAAGCCATGCAAGGCTACCAGGCCAACCCACGGGTTTTTCCTGAAGGGGCTGTAATAGTGTTTGATCTGCTCGAGCCCGTAAAGGCGGAAAACGCGGTTGTTGAAGGTAAACGAAAAGCCGTGATCGTGATGGAAAAAGACACGCGCCGCTTTGCTGCTACGGGCAACTGGGGATACGCAGTATTTGAAGGCGATAGCCGCAGGCCCGTCGAAATAAACGCCAATAGCTGCTACGAGTGCCACAGGGGCGCTGCCAACACCGATTTTGTTTTTAGCAGCTTCCGCCCCTAG
- a CDS encoding Uma2 family endonuclease, translating into MPRSKPPVKTEVSVEEFLAFEATSSERHEYAHGQVFAMAGSSERHNRLAFELAMAIAQNSRDTGCRVLMSDVKVQTPTGAIYYPDVMVVCDASDDHPYIKRSPCLIVEVLSDSTLDIDRGEKWLNYQTLPSLQMYVLLEQDTMRAEVFRRMEGGWFYERIESGSLKLPCVNLEIALEDIYARLG; encoded by the coding sequence ATGCCCAGGTCGAAACCCCCTGTCAAAACCGAGGTGTCGGTAGAGGAGTTTCTCGCCTTTGAGGCCACCTCCTCTGAGCGGCACGAGTATGCCCATGGACAGGTTTTTGCCATGGCCGGTAGCAGCGAACGCCACAACCGCCTGGCCTTTGAGCTAGCCATGGCTATCGCTCAAAACAGCAGAGACACTGGCTGTCGGGTTTTGATGAGCGATGTCAAAGTCCAGACGCCCACGGGCGCTATCTACTACCCCGACGTCATGGTGGTATGCGATGCCTCCGACGACCATCCATACATCAAGCGCTCACCCTGTCTGATTGTGGAAGTTTTGTCAGATAGCACACTCGACATCGATCGGGGCGAAAAGTGGCTCAACTACCAGACCCTACCCAGTCTGCAAATGTACGTCTTGCTCGAGCAAGACACCATGCGGGCCGAGGTGTTCCGGCGGATGGAGGGGGGCTGGTTCTACGAACGCATTGAGAGCGGCTCGCTCAAGCTGCCCTGCGTAAACCTGGAGATTGCCCTCGAGGACATCTATGCCCGGCTGGGGTAG
- a CDS encoding glycine--tRNA ligase: MPAETMEELVSLCKRRGFIFPGSDIYGGLQGTYDYGPLGVELKNNLKAAWWRANVYERDDIEGLDASILTHRLVLFYSGHEATFSDPLVDNRISKKRYRLDHLLKEQKPSVLQALSQAMGLQQDESLAALVSRLLAEPEKAALAMNTARVIDPADGAPGDWTPPRPFNMMFKTQIGPVADEDSYGYLRPETAQGIFINFKNVLDATSRRLPFGVAQIGKAFRNEITPRNFIFRVREFEQMEIEYFVKPGTDEEWHQRWLEARLAWWEAQGIPREQIRVLDVPKEDLSHYSKRTFDLMYNFPTLGFEEIEGIANRSDYDLGSHTKGQAELKIQARVLENHDSTAKLAVQDPETKEWFVPFVIEPSAGVDRGVLAVLSQAYTREKLENGEERIVLKLKPHLAPIKVAVIPLAKNKEEITSYARRLKADLQALGFGRVLYEDTGNIGKAYRRHDEVGTPFCVTVDYDTIGKSQDGSTALQDTVTVRDRDTMQQERVAVKELPQYLLERLKS; this comes from the coding sequence ATGCCTGCTGAAACGATGGAAGAACTGGTAAGCCTGTGCAAGCGCCGGGGGTTTATCTTCCCTGGGTCGGATATCTATGGGGGTTTGCAGGGAACCTACGACTACGGCCCCCTGGGGGTTGAACTCAAAAACAACCTCAAGGCCGCCTGGTGGCGGGCCAACGTCTACGAGCGCGACGATATAGAAGGCCTGGATGCCAGCATCCTGACCCACCGGCTGGTGCTTTTTTACTCGGGCCACGAGGCCACCTTCTCGGATCCCCTGGTGGATAACCGCATCTCCAAAAAGCGCTACCGCCTGGATCACCTCCTCAAGGAGCAAAAACCCAGCGTGCTACAGGCTTTATCACAAGCCATGGGGCTACAGCAGGACGAGAGCCTGGCGGCCCTGGTCTCGCGCCTGCTGGCTGAACCCGAGAAGGCCGCCCTGGCCATGAACACCGCCCGGGTCATAGACCCTGCCGACGGCGCGCCCGGCGACTGGACACCCCCGCGGCCTTTCAACATGATGTTCAAAACCCAGATTGGCCCCGTGGCCGACGAAGACTCCTACGGCTACCTGCGTCCCGAGACGGCCCAGGGCATCTTTATCAACTTCAAAAACGTGCTCGATGCCACCAGCCGCCGCCTACCCTTTGGGGTGGCCCAGATTGGCAAGGCTTTCCGCAACGAGATTACCCCGCGCAACTTCATCTTCCGGGTGCGCGAGTTCGAGCAGATGGAGATCGAGTACTTTGTGAAGCCCGGCACCGACGAAGAATGGCACCAGCGCTGGCTCGAGGCGCGCCTGGCTTGGTGGGAGGCGCAGGGCATCCCCCGCGAGCAAATCCGGGTGCTGGACGTGCCCAAGGAAGACCTCTCGCACTACTCCAAGCGCACCTTCGACCTGATGTACAACTTCCCCACCCTGGGCTTCGAGGAGATTGAGGGCATCGCCAACCGCAGCGACTACGACCTGGGCAGCCACACCAAGGGCCAGGCCGAGCTGAAGATTCAGGCCCGGGTGCTGGAAAACCACGACTCCACCGCCAAGCTGGCAGTGCAAGACCCCGAGACCAAAGAGTGGTTCGTACCTTTTGTGATCGAGCCCTCGGCGGGGGTTGATCGGGGGGTGCTGGCGGTTTTGTCCCAGGCCTACACTCGGGAAAAGCTGGAAAACGGCGAGGAGCGCATCGTGCTTAAACTCAAGCCGCACCTGGCCCCCATCAAGGTGGCGGTCATCCCGCTGGCTAAAAACAAAGAGGAGATCACCAGCTACGCCCGCCGCCTCAAGGCCGATTTGCAGGCCCTGGGCTTTGGCCGGGTGCTCTACGAGGACACCGGCAACATCGGCAAAGCCTATCGCCGCCACGACGAGGTGGGCACGCCCTTTTGCGTTACGGTGGACTACGACACCATCGGCAAAAGCCAGGACGGCAGCACCGCCCTGCAAGACACCGTGACGGTGCGCGACCGCGACACCATGCAGCAGGAGCGGGTAGCGGTAAAGGAACTGCCCCAGTACCTGCTCGAGCGCCTTAAAAGCTGA